The following are encoded in a window of Bdellovibrio svalbardensis genomic DNA:
- a CDS encoding substrate-binding periplasmic protein, translating to MFKVCSTAILTFLIGMSAKAAPIKTAIGENMSPPWYFADKKNEDGIIPDYLHAIEKKLNQKIEILILPKFRIREYYEKDLIDFNCYTTPTWAGTSSEKFQWSHALFVVNNMIVSNTGPVKSLKAIEGARVGTVLRYNYPTVQSKFDSKELIRDDATNEEANLLKLESDRYQYALVDNHHLAYYLRNHPKSKINRAGFVVEEIAVRCWVRKGSELKLKDLNKAIDQIKSDGTLDKIFQKYR from the coding sequence TTGTTTAAAGTCTGTTCTACAGCAATTCTAACTTTCCTCATCGGCATGAGTGCCAAGGCAGCTCCGATCAAGACTGCTATTGGTGAAAACATGTCGCCCCCTTGGTATTTCGCCGATAAAAAAAATGAAGATGGCATTATTCCTGATTACCTTCACGCTATCGAAAAAAAATTAAATCAAAAAATTGAAATTCTGATCCTTCCCAAATTTAGAATTCGCGAATATTACGAAAAAGACCTCATTGATTTTAACTGCTACACCACCCCAACTTGGGCGGGAACTTCTTCTGAAAAGTTCCAATGGTCGCATGCTCTTTTCGTCGTCAACAATATGATCGTCTCAAACACCGGTCCGGTAAAATCTTTGAAAGCCATTGAGGGCGCCAGAGTCGGCACAGTACTCAGATACAATTATCCCACCGTACAAAGTAAGTTTGATTCCAAAGAGTTGATTCGCGATGATGCGACCAATGAAGAAGCCAATTTATTAAAACTTGAAAGTGATCGCTACCAATATGCCTTGGTCGACAATCATCATCTTGCCTATTACCTTCGCAATCATCCGAAATCCAAAATCAATCGCGCTGGTTTTGTTGTCGAAGAAATCGCCGTGCGCTGCTGGGTGCGCAAAGGTTCTGAATTGAAATTGAAAGACCTCAACAAAGCCATCGATCAAATCAAGAGCGACGGCACTTTGGATAAGATCTTTCAAAAGTATCGCTAA